A section of the Thioflexithrix psekupsensis genome encodes:
- a CDS encoding VWA domain-containing protein, with amino-acid sequence MELLSRFFTRVLILLFSLFLISCSGEDSAPQNVSSEPSVPTVELVFLYGSEKQAWLETVTQQFNQQQIKTEQGDVIYVKTVPMGSAETIDHILNETEKAHLISPASAAFIKLGNAESQVKLRRDVVSHTENLVLSPVVIAMWKPMAEALGWGEKNIGWQQIIELANDPKGWANHGHPEWGRFKFGHTHPEYSNSGLIALFAQIYASTGKLANLTLDDVHHEKTKLDLMAIQNSIVHYGRSTGFFGDKMAANGPGYLSAAVLYENMVIQSYEHPNRDAAMVAIYPEEGTFWSDHPVGIVERDWVTPMHRKAAQQYIQFLLAQPQQEQALRYGFRPADLNIPLTTPFNAQYGVDPKQPKTTLEIPSVEVMHAIMELWKANKKISNVVMVADISGSMSGDKIIGARSGLQQMLTLLNERDSFSLLIFNNELNWLRQSVNVGQERTLVFEQVGNLFATGGTALYDAINQAYSYLKTRANLGEISAIVVLSDGADSNSQLSLQELLQRLQFNSETQPIRVFTIGYGQDADEGILKAIAEKTQGKYYHGDPNNIRKVFTEISTFF; translated from the coding sequence ATGGAGTTATTGTCTCGGTTTTTTACTCGTGTTTTAATCCTTCTATTTTCTCTCTTTTTAATCTCTTGTAGTGGAGAAGATAGCGCGCCTCAAAATGTCTCTTCTGAACCTTCAGTTCCAACAGTAGAATTAGTATTTTTATATGGCTCTGAAAAACAAGCCTGGTTAGAAACGGTGACTCAGCAATTTAATCAGCAACAAATTAAAACAGAACAAGGTGATGTTATTTATGTTAAAACAGTGCCAATGGGTTCGGCAGAAACCATTGATCATATTCTTAATGAAACAGAAAAAGCACATTTAATTAGCCCTGCATCGGCTGCCTTTATCAAGTTAGGTAATGCGGAGTCACAAGTCAAATTAAGACGCGATGTGGTTTCTCACACTGAAAATTTAGTGTTATCGCCTGTGGTCATTGCGATGTGGAAACCGATGGCTGAGGCATTGGGTTGGGGTGAGAAAAATATCGGTTGGCAACAAATTATTGAATTAGCCAATGACCCTAAAGGCTGGGCAAATCATGGGCATCCTGAATGGGGACGGTTTAAATTTGGTCATACTCATCCTGAATACAGTAATAGTGGTTTAATTGCTTTATTTGCACAAATTTATGCCAGCACAGGAAAATTAGCGAATTTAACATTAGATGATGTGCATCATGAAAAAACTAAATTGGATTTAATGGCAATTCAAAATTCAATTGTGCATTATGGGCGATCTACAGGATTTTTTGGCGATAAAATGGCGGCTAATGGGCCGGGTTATTTAAGTGCTGCTGTGCTTTATGAAAATATGGTGATTCAATCCTATGAGCATCCGAATCGAGATGCTGCCATGGTGGCGATTTATCCCGAAGAAGGCACTTTTTGGAGCGATCATCCTGTGGGCATTGTTGAGCGGGATTGGGTCACGCCAATGCACCGCAAAGCTGCACAACAATATATTCAATTTTTACTGGCACAACCGCAACAAGAACAGGCTTTACGTTATGGTTTTCGTCCTGCTGATTTAAATATTCCATTAACAACGCCATTTAATGCGCAATATGGTGTTGATCCTAAACAGCCTAAAACGACATTAGAAATTCCCAGTGTGGAAGTGATGCACGCCATTATGGAACTTTGGAAAGCCAATAAAAAAATATCTAATGTGGTGATGGTGGCTGATATTTCTGGCAGCATGAGTGGCGATAAAATTATCGGGGCGCGTTCTGGATTGCAGCAAATGCTGACTTTATTAAATGAACGCGATAGTTTTTCATTATTAATTTTTAATAACGAGCTGAATTGGCTGCGTCAATCGGTTAATGTGGGACAAGAAAGAACGCTTGTTTTTGAACAAGTTGGAAATTTATTTGCCACAGGGGGAACGGCACTTTACGATGCAATTAATCAGGCTTATTCTTATTTGAAAACCAGAGCCAATTTAGGCGAAATTTCTGCTATTGTTGTGTTAAGTGATGGGGCAGATAGCAATAGCCAATTATCTTTACAAGAATTATTGCAACGACTGCAATTTAACAGTGAAACGCAGCCTATTCGCGTCTTTACTATTGGTTATGGACAAGATGCCGATGAAGGCATTTTAAAGGCAATTGCGGAGAAAACGCAGGGCAAATATTATCACGGTGATCCCAATAATATTCGTAAAGTTTTTACCGAAATTTCTACCTTCTTTTAA
- a CDS encoding exodeoxyribonuclease III, producing MRVITANVNGIRAAARKGFFTWLAAQNADVICIQETKAQADQLTDSLFHPQGYHCYYHSAEKKGYSGVALYSRVMPKNVEMGIGWPDIDAEGRYLAAHFEQVTIVSLYLHSGTSGEHRQQAKYAFMDRLLPYFAQHYHQDRAAILCGDWNIAHRPIDLKNWKNNQNHSGFLPEERAWLDRLFTETDLIDGFRLICPEPEHYTWWSNRGQAWAKNVGWRIDYQIITPHFKEKIQQAMIYKAARFSDHAPLMMDYDFILE from the coding sequence ATGAGAGTGATCACAGCCAATGTCAATGGAATTCGTGCGGCAGCGCGTAAAGGTTTTTTTACATGGTTGGCGGCGCAAAATGCGGATGTCATTTGCATTCAAGAAACCAAAGCACAAGCCGATCAATTAACCGATTCATTATTTCATCCGCAAGGTTATCATTGTTATTATCACAGTGCAGAAAAAAAGGGTTATAGCGGTGTGGCTTTATACAGTCGCGTGATGCCTAAAAATGTGGAGATGGGCATTGGCTGGCCGGATATTGATGCTGAAGGGCGTTATTTAGCGGCTCATTTTGAACAAGTGACGATAGTTTCTCTCTATTTGCATTCTGGGACTTCAGGTGAACATCGACAACAAGCCAAATATGCTTTTATGGATCGTTTACTGCCTTATTTCGCCCAACATTACCATCAAGATAGAGCCGCTATTTTATGTGGAGATTGGAATATTGCGCATCGTCCTATTGATTTAAAAAACTGGAAAAATAATCAAAATCATTCGGGATTTTTACCCGAAGAAAGAGCATGGCTAGATCGTTTATTTACAGAAACGGATTTAATTGATGGGTTTCGCTTGATTTGTCCTGAACCGGAGCATTATACATGGTGGTCAAATCGTGGACAGGCATGGGCAAAAAATGTGGGCTGGAGAATTGATTATCAAATCATTACTCCCCATTTTAAAGAAAAAATACAGCAGGCAATGATTTATAAAGCAGCGCGTTTTTCTGATCATGCGCCATTAATGATGGATTATGATTTTATTCTGGAATAA
- a CDS encoding YciK family oxidoreductase → MFVYTPPADLLKGRVILVTGAGSGIGRAVSKSFAAHGATVILLGRTLKKLEAVYDEIESAGYPQAAIYPMNLEGASPKDYEDLAATLKSEFGRLDGLLHNASLLGTLTPLVNYDITMWYQVLQVNLNAPFMLTKACFDLLKAAPEASVLFTSSGVGRKGRAYWGAYAVSKFATEGFMQTFAEELETNTAIRVNSISPGATRTSMRRAAYPAENPETLPLPEDITGLYLYLMGSESRGIHGQALSVRDNSLEELQAIHSHSPMAE, encoded by the coding sequence ATGTTTGTTTATACTCCTCCCGCTGATTTATTAAAAGGGCGCGTGATTTTGGTCACAGGCGCAGGCAGTGGCATTGGCCGTGCGGTCAGTAAAAGTTTTGCGGCCCACGGTGCAACTGTGATTTTATTGGGACGCACGCTTAAAAAATTAGAAGCCGTCTATGATGAAATCGAATCCGCAGGCTATCCGCAAGCGGCTATTTATCCCATGAATTTAGAAGGAGCAAGCCCAAAAGATTATGAAGATTTAGCGGCGACTTTAAAGAGTGAATTTGGGCGTTTAGATGGTCTGTTGCATAATGCCAGTTTATTGGGAACATTAACGCCATTAGTGAATTATGACATTACTATGTGGTATCAAGTTTTACAGGTGAATTTAAATGCGCCATTTATGCTGACTAAAGCCTGTTTTGATTTGTTAAAAGCGGCTCCAGAGGCTTCTGTTCTTTTCACGTCTTCTGGAGTGGGGCGTAAAGGGCGAGCGTATTGGGGAGCTTATGCTGTTTCTAAGTTTGCTACCGAAGGATTTATGCAAACATTCGCCGAAGAATTAGAAACAAATACGGCTATTCGTGTGAATAGCATTAGCCCCGGTGCCACCCGCACCAGTATGCGTCGCGCCGCATATCCTGCGGAAAATCCAGAAACCTTGCCCCTTCCCGAAGATATTACTGGATTATATCTGTATTTAATGGGTTCAGAAAGCCGTGGCATTCATGGCCAAGCGTTGAGTGTGCGTGATAATTCTTTAGAAGAATTACAAGCCATCCATTCTCATTCTCCAATGGCTGAATAA
- a CDS encoding quinone-dependent dihydroorotate dehydrogenase codes for MLYSLLRPLLFSLEPEKAHTKTLATLALLERFGLAHFLFTAPENKPVQIMGLTFPNPVGLAAGLDKNGEYIDALACLGFGFLELGTVTPLAQSGNPLPRLFRILQAQALINRMGFNNHGIDYLLDNVKKRKYQGILGINLGKNAITPLEKATDDYLIGLHKVYAYADYITINISSPNTPGLRQLQQIEPLAQMLSGLKQAQHTLHQQQGRYVPLVVKIAPDLTPEDLKAIAEQLLIHRLDGVIATNTTLEREAVKNYLYGNETGGLSGAPLTSLSTAIVAQLHEQLAGQIPIIAAGGIMTPADAQAKLDAGASLVQIYTGLIYHGPELVKKTVAHLKLRNNDSISLPDLKA; via the coding sequence ATGCTTTACTCATTATTACGTCCTTTATTATTTAGTTTAGAACCAGAAAAAGCCCATACTAAAACGCTGGCAACTTTGGCGTTATTAGAACGTTTTGGATTGGCGCATTTTTTATTCACTGCACCCGAAAATAAGCCTGTGCAAATCATGGGACTAACTTTTCCTAATCCCGTGGGATTGGCTGCGGGTTTGGATAAAAACGGCGAATATATTGATGCGTTAGCGTGTTTGGGATTTGGTTTTTTAGAATTGGGGACGGTGACTCCTTTGGCGCAATCGGGTAATCCTTTACCGCGTTTATTTCGCATTCTCCAAGCACAAGCATTAATTAATCGTATGGGATTTAATAACCATGGTATTGATTATTTATTAGATAATGTGAAAAAAAGAAAATATCAGGGAATTTTAGGGATTAATTTAGGTAAAAATGCCATTACGCCTTTAGAAAAAGCCACTGATGATTATTTAATTGGTTTGCATAAAGTTTATGCTTATGCTGATTATATTACCATTAATATTTCCTCTCCCAATACCCCCGGTTTGCGTCAATTACAGCAAATTGAACCCTTAGCGCAAATGTTATCTGGTTTAAAACAAGCCCAACATACCCTACATCAACAACAAGGGCGTTATGTGCCTTTAGTGGTGAAAATTGCGCCTGATTTAACGCCAGAGGATTTAAAAGCCATTGCTGAACAATTATTAATTCATCGTTTGGATGGTGTGATTGCCACTAATACCACTTTAGAACGTGAAGCGGTTAAAAATTATCTTTATGGTAATGAAACGGGCGGTTTAAGTGGCGCACCTTTAACGTCTTTATCAACGGCAATTGTGGCGCAATTACACGAGCAATTAGCGGGTCAAATTCCCATTATTGCTGCTGGCGGAATTATGACTCCAGCCGATGCGCAAGCGAAATTAGATGCAGGAGCTAGTTTGGTACAAATTTATACGGGATTAATTTATCACGGGCCAGAATTAGTGAAAAAAACAGTTGCACACTTGAAGTTAAGAAACAACGACTCTATTTCTTTACCAGATTTAAAGGCATGA
- a CDS encoding glycosyltransferase family 2 protein, which yields MNQHLTEIPHHHVIIVIPAKNEAASIRQVLNDIKACFHGTILVVDDGSTDNTAELAKKEGALVIQLAFSLGAWGAMQTGLRYAEKNGYQVAITMDADGQHEANSIIVLLEALQQQSCDVMIGECVSRGSWARHVAWKLFRFLSGIDLRDLTSGLRAYNKNAIKLLSSKIATLLEYQDIGVLMLLHHANLTVKEVNIVMQPRLDGHSRIFSSWWVVGKYMLHTFILTLAFTNHIKFKK from the coding sequence ATGAATCAGCATTTAACCGAAATTCCACATCACCACGTCATTATCGTTATTCCTGCTAAAAATGAAGCGGCCAGCATTCGCCAAGTATTAAATGATATTAAAGCCTGTTTTCATGGTACTATTTTAGTGGTAGATGATGGCAGCACCGATAACACGGCAGAATTGGCTAAAAAAGAAGGTGCATTAGTGATTCAATTAGCCTTTTCATTAGGTGCGTGGGGCGCGATGCAAACGGGTTTGCGTTATGCGGAAAAAAATGGCTATCAAGTTGCCATTACTATGGATGCCGATGGACAGCATGAGGCGAATTCCATTATCGTGCTATTAGAAGCCTTACAGCAGCAATCTTGTGATGTCATGATTGGAGAATGCGTGTCGCGGGGCAGTTGGGCGCGGCATGTGGCGTGGAAATTATTCCGTTTTTTATCAGGTATTGATTTAAGAGATTTAACTTCTGGATTAAGAGCTTATAATAAAAATGCCATTAAGTTATTATCTTCAAAAATAGCCACCTTATTAGAGTATCAAGATATTGGCGTATTAATGTTATTGCATCATGCCAATTTAACGGTTAAAGAAGTGAATATTGTGATGCAGCCGCGCTTAGATGGGCATTCCCGCATTTTTAGTTCTTGGTGGGTGGTGGGAAAATATATGTTGCATACTTTTATCTTGACTTTGGCTTTTACCAACCATATTAAATTTAAGAAATGA
- a CDS encoding DUF2304 domain-containing protein: MISYHLTSSILGIFLAITILWLIRRDHLHSRHAVWWLIVVMAVTFLGFFPNLINPIAQIFGVSYPPSLLFLFSISLILVKLLLIDIHHSNLERKCRRLTQKLAILETQLEQLSSASSKSDQHFNEHEQ; encoded by the coding sequence ATGATCAGTTATCATTTAACTTCATCTATACTGGGTATTTTCCTAGCCATTACTATTTTATGGTTAATTCGGCGCGACCATTTACATTCCCGTCATGCGGTATGGTGGTTAATTGTGGTAATGGCCGTCACGTTTTTGGGTTTCTTTCCCAATTTAATTAATCCTATTGCGCAGATTTTTGGGGTTAGTTATCCACCGTCTTTACTGTTTTTATTCAGTATTAGTTTAATTTTGGTCAAATTATTACTTATCGACATTCATCATTCTAATTTAGAGCGAAAATGTCGCCGCTTAACACAAAAATTAGCGATTTTAGAAACCCAATTAGAACAACTGTCTTCCGCTTCTTCCAAATCAGATCAGCATTTCAATGAACATGAGCAATAA